From a region of the Dickeya poaceiphila genome:
- a CDS encoding methyl-accepting chemotaxis protein → MNRLKNMKLNTMIGAGFAVVIIIGFLVATFGKTQLRELSSDIKTLSQNRIVKLLLIQSYKDNMIVITNSVRNMVMLTDVTKMSLEKKKIDETVEKNAAIITKLKSMTSDASGQQFINNLANARPEAVAALSKAIALAQANRNEEARNTILNEMQPAQDKLIAAIDDIVTYQKNATNDLASVAEAQADNAGNTMFTLAIGAMMIGALISWVITHHVKGTLGGEPAEATYIAQQIAQGNLALTIPLRENDNHSLLAALEVMRNSLSHIVDQVRQSSYSIAMGASEIASGTNDLSQRTEEQAASLQQTAASMEQISNAVSHNVEIVHHVTELASNANSTAHKANDVVSNVIHVMNDISNSSQKIVDIIQLIDSIAFQTNILALNAGVEAARAGEEGKGFAVVASEVRSLAQHAASAAHDIKTLITESVQKIETGADLVTNAGSTMSDILQQTKQVAELISEIGISTSEQQLGISQINTAVAQLDQVTHQNAALVEESATATDSLSHQAAHLVDVIKVFVVEETISRRRLDMNDPAHIADVPMGHNLVIH, encoded by the coding sequence ATGAACAGATTAAAAAACATGAAACTCAATACGATGATTGGCGCAGGTTTTGCTGTCGTCATTATTATCGGATTTTTAGTCGCTACATTCGGTAAAACACAGCTACGAGAATTAAGTTCAGATATTAAAACACTTTCCCAAAACCGCATCGTTAAATTACTGCTCATACAATCCTATAAGGATAATATGATCGTCATAACCAATTCCGTGCGAAATATGGTTATGCTCACCGATGTCACCAAAATGAGTCTGGAGAAAAAGAAAATTGATGAAACTGTGGAAAAAAATGCCGCTATCATCACTAAATTAAAATCCATGACCAGTGATGCGAGCGGCCAACAGTTTATCAATAACCTGGCCAATGCCCGACCAGAGGCAGTCGCCGCACTGAGTAAGGCCATTGCACTGGCGCAGGCCAATCGCAATGAAGAAGCCCGGAATACCATCCTCAACGAGATGCAGCCCGCGCAAGACAAGTTGATTGCGGCTATTGATGACATCGTCACCTACCAGAAAAATGCCACCAACGATCTGGCATCCGTTGCGGAAGCTCAGGCAGACAATGCCGGTAATACGATGTTTACTCTGGCTATCGGGGCCATGATGATCGGTGCGCTTATCTCCTGGGTGATTACCCATCACGTCAAAGGAACGCTCGGAGGAGAACCGGCTGAAGCCACCTATATTGCCCAGCAAATCGCACAAGGTAATCTGGCGCTGACGATACCGCTACGGGAAAACGATAATCACAGCTTACTGGCGGCCCTTGAGGTGATGCGCAACAGTTTAAGTCACATCGTCGATCAGGTTCGCCAAAGCAGCTATTCGATTGCGATGGGCGCCAGCGAGATAGCCAGCGGTACCAACGATCTCAGCCAGCGTACCGAAGAGCAGGCCGCCAGCCTGCAACAGACTGCGGCATCCATGGAGCAAATCAGCAACGCGGTCAGTCATAATGTGGAAATTGTCCACCACGTTACGGAACTGGCTAGCAATGCCAACAGCACAGCCCACAAAGCTAACGATGTGGTCAGCAATGTGATTCATGTGATGAACGATATCAGCAATAGCTCGCAAAAGATTGTTGATATTATCCAGTTAATCGACAGCATTGCTTTTCAAACTAATATTCTGGCGCTCAACGCCGGAGTAGAAGCCGCCCGCGCCGGGGAAGAAGGGAAGGGGTTTGCCGTGGTCGCCAGTGAAGTACGCTCGCTGGCACAGCACGCTGCCAGTGCAGCACACGACATTAAAACCCTGATTACAGAAAGCGTACAAAAAATCGAAACAGGAGCTGATCTGGTCACCAATGCAGGCAGCACCATGAGCGATATCTTGCAACAGACCAAACAGGTTGCCGAACTGATCAGTGAAATCGGCATCTCTACCAGCGAACAACAACTGGGGATCTCACAAATCAACACGGCAGTAGCGCAATTGGATCAGGTCACGCATCAGAATGCGGCGCTGGTGGAAGAATCGGCCACTGCGACCGATAGCCTGAGCCATCAGGCCGCCCATCTGGTGGACGTGATCAAAGTGTTTGTGGTGGAGGAAACTATTTCACGCAGACGACTGGATATGAACGACCCGGCCCACATTGCCGATGTTCCCATG